A region of the Rhizobium leguminosarum bv. trifolii WSM1325 genome:
GGTCGATATGCTCTATGCATCGATCGATCCGCGTGTGAGGGTCGAATGACCAGCACCTCCGCCGACGTCCTCCCTGCCCGCGAGCGCCGAAGCCGCCGCATCTTGTGGTTCATGCGTGCGCTCGCGGGTGACCCTATGGCGGTCGCCGCGACAATCTGGCTGCTGATCGTCGTCCTTGCCATTCTTGCGGATGCATCGTCGCTGCTGGGCGAAAACCGCATTTCGCTAAAGGCGCGCAACCTGCCGCCCTTCGACTTCGGCCAGTCCTGGACGTTGTGGCTGGGCGCCGACGCTCTCGGGCGTCCGCTCCTCGTTCGCCTCATTCAGGCGGCATCGACGACGATCGGCATAGCGCTGGTGACCGTTCTGACGAGCCTGATCGGCGGAACGCTGCTCGGCGTGATCGCCGGTTACTTCGGTGGCATCATCGGCAACCTTGTCATGCGGATCTGCGACATCATTCTGGGTTTCCCGACGCTGCTGGTGGCGCTCTTCGGGCTCTACCTGTTCGGCCCGAGCGTCGGTAACCTCATCATCGTGCTCGCCGTTACCCGCATGCCGGCCTATATCCGCGTCGCAAGAGCTGAAACTCTGGAGGTGCGGGAGAGGCTTTTCGTTGATGCGGCGCGCGCCTTCGGCGGCGGGGCTGTCTGGATATTGCGCAATCACATTCTCCCAAGCGTCGCTCCCACGATGCTGACGCTCGCCTCGGTCAATCTCGCCATGGTCATGCTGTTCGAATCCGGGCTGAGCTATCTCGGCCTCGGCATCCAGCCGCCGGCCGTGAGCTGGGGCCTGATGGTGGCGCAGGGCCAGGGATATCTGTCATCCGCCTGGTGGCTGGGCTTTTTTCCCGGTCTGGCTGTGATGCTCACGACCATGTCCTTCAATCTCCTCGCCAACTGGTTCCGGATCGTCAATGACCCGTCGCAGCACTGGCGACTTGTCAGCCGGAGGCGCTGATGGCTCTTCTCGAAGTCAAGGACTTGCAGGTCAGTTTCGATACGGCAGCCGGCCGCATCCTGGCGCTCAACGGCGTCTCCTTCTCGCTCGAGCGTGGAGAGGTTCTGGCGCTGCTCGGCGAAAGCGGCTCCGGCAAGTCGGTGACCGCATCGGCCATCATGGATCTCGTTCCCAACCCGCCGGGCGAAATCAATCAAGGATCGATCTGCTTCGACGGTGTCGAGCTGTTGCAGCTCTCGCGAAACGAGCGGCGCGATCTCTGCGGCGATCGGATCGCCCTGATCTTTCAGGATGCGCTCGCGGCGCTCAACCCGGTCTATTCCGTGGGTTGGCAGATCGCCGAAATGTTCCACATCCACGGCCGTACTCCGGAAGGTGGTGTCGAAAAAGCCGTGATCGACCTTTTGACGGCCATCGGCATTCCCGACCCTGAAAGCCGCGCCAGACAATATCCGCATGAGTTTTCGGGCGGCATGCGCCAACGCATCATGATCGCCATGGCCGTGGCACTGGAACCGGATGTCATCATCGCAGACGAGCCGACGACGGCGCTCGACGTGACGATCCAGGCGCAGGTGGTTGATCTTCTGGAGACTATCCGCAAACGCAGCGATGCCGGCATGATCTTCATTACCCATGATCTCGGCGTCGTCGCCGAACTCGCCGATCGCGTTGCCGTCATGTATGCCGGCCGCGTCGTCGAAACCGCAAGCGTCTTCGAATTGTTCGAAGATGCCCGCCATCCCTACAGCGTCGGATTGCTTGCCTCGCAGCCGCGCATGGACACGGATGAAGACGAATTGGTGCCGATCCCCGGCTCCGCCCCCAATCCTGTCGCCCTGCCTTCCGGCTGCGCATTCAGAACGCGCTGTCCACGCGCCCAAGGGCTCTGTGCCGAGGTCGTCCCCTCTCTTGAAACCGTAGGGCCGGGCCGCCAGGCCGCCTGCCACTTCCCGGTATCACCAGTATGATCGAACCTCTGCTCAAGGTCCAAAACCTCTCCCGGCACTTCGGTAGCTCCTCTGCACCGGTGCGTGCCGTCGACGATGTCAGCTTCGAGATTGCCAGTGGAGAGACGCTCGGCCTCGTCGGCGAAAGCGGTTGCGGCAAAACCTCGCTGGTTCGGACGCTCTTGAAGCTTGGACCGGCAACAAGCGGCAGCGCTTTGCTTGACGGTGTGGACATTACGACAGCCAGTGGCCGGCGGCTGCATGAATTGCGCCGCAAGATGCAGGTCGTTTTCCAGGACCCCTACCAGTCGCTCAATCCCCGCATGCGGGTCGACCGGCTGATTTCCGAACCCTGGGCGTTGCACCCCGGGGTCGTGCCCAAGAGCAACTGGCGTGAAGAGACGGTCAAGCTGCTCGAATCCGTCGGGCTGCGCGCCGAGCATGCGGAGCGTTATCCCGCGGAATTCTCAGGCGGCCAGCGGCAGCGCCTTGGCATTGCCCGCGCTCTCGCGCTCAATCCGACACTTCTTGTCTGCGACGAGCCTGTCTCGGCCCTCGACGTCTCGGTGCAGGCGCAAGTGATCAACCTGCTGGCCGGATTGAGGCGCGAGCGCAATCTGGCGATGCTGTTTGTCGCGCATGATCTCGCCGTCGTGCGGCATGTCTCGGACCGTGTGATGGTCATGTATCTCGGCAAGATCATTGAAACGGGGCCGAAGCAATCGATCTTCAGCGCGGCGGCCCATCCCTACACGCAGGCACTGATGTCGGCGGTCCCGACACCGGATCCGAGGCGTCGTGCGCAGCGCAAGCGTATCGTTCTGCAGGGAGATCTGCCGAGCCCCGCAAATCCGCCCAGCGGATGCCGTTTTCGAACGCGTTGCTGGAAAGCGACGTCGATCTGTGCAGAACAGGAGCCTGCCCTGACCAGGCGAACGGCGGCCCCAGGTCTTCTGACCGCCTGTCATCACGCCGATCCGGAAATCGCCGACACAGCGCCTGAATTGGACACTGCATGGGTCCCCTCGCCTTGAAGGGAACTGAAGCCAGGCCCATAATGCCAAGGTGATCGCAAAGCTGCGCAACCGTTGCGCCGGTCAGCGACGATTATTTTCCGTTCGTGTTTCCCGTTTGTTTTGTGGCTGCCTTTAGCCCGCCTTGCTGCAAATCCGCCTCGTCGGCAAGAATGGCGGCGGCTTCATCGAGCAGGACGTCCTTTGCGTTCTTGCGAGCATTCTCGATGGCAATATCAGCGCTCAGGCTGCGCTCGCCTGCCTCCAGACCATCATCTCCACCCGGATCCTCGCCATCGCTCACTTGCGCTCGATCCTTGAACCGTTTCTCTCGAGCCGTCGCTTCTTTGCGACGTTCCGCTTCATTGAGGGAGATAACCCCTTTCTCGCGCTGTGCCTTGAGGTCGGCAAGGTCTTTTAACAAGCGTTGGAAATCCGGATCGCTTCCAACCCGCGCATCATGGCGGCTTTGCAATGTCGGCAGC
Encoded here:
- a CDS encoding oligopeptide/dipeptide ABC transporter, ATPase subunit (KEGG: bav:BAV0997 oligopeptide ABC transporter,ATP-binding protein~TIGRFAM: oligopeptide/dipeptide ABC transporter, ATPase subunit~PFAM: ABC transporter related; Oligopeptide/dipeptide ABC transporter domain protein~SMART: AAA ATPase), producing MIEPLLKVQNLSRHFGSSSAPVRAVDDVSFEIASGETLGLVGESGCGKTSLVRTLLKLGPATSGSALLDGVDITTASGRRLHELRRKMQVVFQDPYQSLNPRMRVDRLISEPWALHPGVVPKSNWREETVKLLESVGLRAEHAERYPAEFSGGQRQRLGIARALALNPTLLVCDEPVSALDVSVQAQVINLLAGLRRERNLAMLFVAHDLAVVRHVSDRVMVMYLGKIIETGPKQSIFSAAAHPYTQALMSAVPTPDPRRRAQRKRIVLQGDLPSPANPPSGCRFRTRCWKATSICAEQEPALTRRTAAPGLLTACHHADPEIADTAPELDTAWVPSP
- a CDS encoding oligopeptide/dipeptide ABC transporter, ATPase subunit (KEGG: bce:BC1182 oligopeptide transport ATP-binding protein OppD~TIGRFAM: oligopeptide/dipeptide ABC transporter, ATPase subunit~PFAM: ABC transporter related; Oligopeptide/dipeptide ABC transporter domain protein~SMART: AAA ATPase); translated protein: MALLEVKDLQVSFDTAAGRILALNGVSFSLERGEVLALLGESGSGKSVTASAIMDLVPNPPGEINQGSICFDGVELLQLSRNERRDLCGDRIALIFQDALAALNPVYSVGWQIAEMFHIHGRTPEGGVEKAVIDLLTAIGIPDPESRARQYPHEFSGGMRQRIMIAMAVALEPDVIIADEPTTALDVTIQAQVVDLLETIRKRSDAGMIFITHDLGVVAELADRVAVMYAGRVVETASVFELFEDARHPYSVGLLASQPRMDTDEDELVPIPGSAPNPVALPSGCAFRTRCPRAQGLCAEVVPSLETVGPGRQAACHFPVSPV
- a CDS encoding binding-protein-dependent transport systems inner membrane component (PFAM: binding-protein-dependent transport systems inner membrane component~KEGG: smd:Smed_3987 binding-protein-dependent transport systems inner membrane component); this encodes MTSTSADVLPARERRSRRILWFMRALAGDPMAVAATIWLLIVVLAILADASSLLGENRISLKARNLPPFDFGQSWTLWLGADALGRPLLVRLIQAASTTIGIALVTVLTSLIGGTLLGVIAGYFGGIIGNLVMRICDIILGFPTLLVALFGLYLFGPSVGNLIIVLAVTRMPAYIRVARAETLEVRERLFVDAARAFGGGAVWILRNHILPSVAPTMLTLASVNLAMVMLFESGLSYLGLGIQPPAVSWGLMVAQGQGYLSSAWWLGFFPGLAVMLTTMSFNLLANWFRIVNDPSQHWRLVSRRR